A part of Eremothecium sinecaudum strain ATCC 58844 chromosome VII, complete sequence genomic DNA contains:
- the FIG1 gene encoding Fig1p (Syntenic homolog of Ashbya gossypii ACL175W; Syntenic homolog of Saccharomyces cerevisiae YBR040W (FIG1)): MFGITFFVLKRMPRVFTLMFSFITVFLTVFLLLGCHDPAQHSTYVTRYQFNKASPLYPVIQNSFAADNATKGLEKVRVYVGYLGVCVRDIPPAYSSESIACFGRKNFTSSPLYDALNIKVFNIPSAKSEDSKNTQLNMLELAHIQVADVMQPYLLSACTILTLLMFFMIVYVLIPMLPSKRVFHIGLVAITPVLVILFSASSIWTHVASTSAKRLIPQASMDIIAISKGKKASSMTWLSCILIILNCIILWAVYIKDRRNEDDEPPQRAEYNKYSRNDYGRYPSDGSTIESKR; this comes from the coding sequence ATGTTTGGAATAACGTTTTTCGTTTTAAAAAGAATGCCAAGGGTCTTCACCCTGATGTTCAGTTTTATAACTGTCTTTCTAACCGTCTTCCTGCTGCTTGGATGCCATGACCCTGCACAACACTCCACATATGTCACAAGGTATCAGTTTAATAAGGCATCACCTTTATATCCGGTGATCCAAAACTCATTCGCTGCAGACAATGCAACTAAAGGATTAGAGAAAGTAAGAGTCTATGTGGGGTATCTTGGAGTATGTGTGAGAGACATACCGCCCGCATATTCGTCAGAATCTATTGCGTGTTTTGGTCGAAAGAACTTCACCTCATCGCCCCTTTACGACGCCTTAAACATCAAGGTCTTCAATATTCCATCCGCTAAGAGTGAGGACTCTAAAAACACTCAATTGAACATGTTAGAATTAGCACATATTCAAGTCGCCGACGTAATGCAACCATATTTGCTTAGCGCATGTACTATACTTACCCTACTCATGTTTTTTATGATCGTGTACGTCCTCATCCCAATGCTCCCTAGTAAGCGCGTTTTCCACATTGGACTTGTTGCAATTACTCCAGTACTCGTCATTCTATTCTCAGCTAGCTCAATTTGGACCCACGTTGCTAGCACGTCTGCTAAGCGATTAATTCCACAGGCCAGTATGGACATTATTGCCATATCGAAGGGAAAAAAGGCCTCATCTATGACATGGCTGTCTTGCATACTCATTATATTAAATTGCATAATACTTTGGGCTGTATATATTAAAGATAGAAGGAATGAGGACGATGAACCTCCTCAGAGGGCTGAGTACAATAAGTATTCTCGCAATGACTATGGGAGATATCCAAGCGACGGCTCTACGATCGAATCTAAGCGCTAA
- the ATP3 gene encoding F1F0 ATP synthase subunit gamma (Syntenic homolog of Ashbya gossypii ACL176W; Syntenic homolog of Saccharomyces cerevisiae YBR039W (ATP3)): MFASVRGASIATVRGLQRNYATLREIETRLKSIKNIEKITKTMKVVASTRLSKADRAKQTARKYSEADTDFYKHAATTFDAAQEKSLIIAITSDKGLCGSIHSQLAKSVRAQLAKTPEADLITIGDKVKNQLLRSNPQNLKMSFNGIGKEAPNFEESALIADKILQFGAGKYSKVTVFYNRPISSLSFEPSQKTVYNPQAIESSPSISKYEIDGDAGVSQDLFEFTLANQILSAMADGYSAEISARRNAMDNASKNAGEMINKNSILYNRTRQAVITNELVDIITGASSLD, encoded by the coding sequence ATGTTTGCTAGTGTTAGGGGTGCATCCATTGCCACTGTGCGTGGGCTGCAGAGAAACTATGCCACTTTGAGAGAAATTGAAACAAGGTTGAAGTCTATTAAGAACATTGAAAAGATTACCAAAACAATGAAGGTTGTTGCTTCTACCAGATTGTCAAAGGCTGATAGGGCTAAGCAAACTGCCAGAAAGTACTCCGAAGCGGACACTGATTTTTACAAGCATGCTGCTACTACTTTCGATGCTGCTCAGGAGAAAAGTTTGATTATTGCAATCACCTCTGATAAAGGTTTGTGTGGTTCTATTCACTCTCAATTGGCCAAGAGCGTCAGAGCGCAATTAGCAAAGACCCCTGAAGCCGATCTTATTACCATTGGTGACAAGGTTAAGAACCAACTTCTCAGATCAAATCCACAGAACTTGAAGATGTCTTTCAATGGTATTGGTAAGGAAGCTCCAAACTTTGAAGAGTCTGCATTGATTGCAGACAAAATCTTGCAATTCGGTGCTGGAAAATACTCCAAGGTCACGGTTTTCTACAACCGTCCAATTTCTTCTTTGTCCTTTGAGCCTTCCCAAAAGACTGTATACAATCCTCAAGCCATTGAGAGCTCTCCTTCTATCTCTAAGTATGAAATTGATGGTGATGCAGGTGTTTCTCAAGACTTGTTTGAATTCACTTTGGCTAACCAGATCTTGTCTGCTATGGCCGATGGTTATTCCGCTGAAATCTCTGCCAGAAGAAATGCGATGGATAACGCTTCCAAGAACGCTGGTGAGATGATTAACAAGAACTCCATTCTATACAACAGAACCAGACAAGCTGTCATCACCAACGAATTGGTAGATATCATTACTGGTGCATCATCCTTGGACTGA
- the FAT1 gene encoding long-chain fatty acid transporter FAT1 (Syntenic homolog of Ashbya gossypii ACL174W; Syntenic homolog of Saccharomyces cerevisiae YBR041W (FAT1)), with translation MGSEVPGKLFYVRSFIIRGAALLRQLVVLVFSATLTPLIYLFDILDQKHRIRDDWYIIKYFLCQVLIYLWQLTNGKFQNWYLFEKQAFKYGQYPCISYTRPLATKGEFKVEMYTYRETYDIVLKLSNVLFNDYGVRPGDHIALDYTNKPMFIFLWLALWNLGATPAFINYNQLGQPLVHSIKITNVKQVFIDPQASGPIKKTEDDIKKEVPEIQLHYIDEDSLLKLITSEKTPTLRMENKLRSPTGLSDFDAAMLIYTSGTTGLPKSAIISWRKASIGCTLFGHIMRIKPNSVVLTAMPLYHSTAALLGACAAISQGGCVAISNKFSVSTFWKEAYLTKTTHIQYVGEVCRYLLNSPKSEYEDKHRVKVAYGNGLRPGIWMEFKRRFNIDVIGEFYASTEAPFATTSFQRGDFGVGACRNYGTIINWFLACEQTLVKMDAEDDSVVYRDPNGLCKMADVDQPGELLMRIFMSKKPETSFQGYLGNKKATESKVLRNVFRKGDAWYRSGDLLKADKDGLWYFVDRLGDSFRWKSENVSATEVENQILKFSKDVFECVIVLGMKIPQHEGKAGFAVIQLKDDFQSINRVELLNELLEHLNNALPKYALPIFVKFVPHIETTHNHKLPKKEYKNQKFPSGESGDETIYWLKEYKEYKVLEQSDWDLITSGKMRL, from the coding sequence ATGGGAAGTGAGGTTCCTGGAAAGTTATTTTATGTGCGCTCGTTTATTATTCGCGGTGCTGCACTATTACGGCAGTTAGTTGTGTTAGTTTTTTCTGCAACGCTTACTCCCCTGATATATTTGTTCGATATATTGGATCAAAAGCACAGAATTAGAGATGATTGGTACATTATAAAGTATTTTCTATGTCAGGTGTTAATTTATCTATGGCAATTAACTAATGGCAAGTTCCAAAATTGGTACCTATTTGAGAAGCAGGCATTTAAATATGGTCAATACCCGTGCATTAGTTATACGAGGCCCTTGGCAACGAAAGGTGAGTTTAAAGTGGAAATGTATACATACAGGGAGACATATGACATAGTTTTAAAACTCTCTAATGTACTTTTTAATGATTATGGTGTACGGCCAGGGGATCACATTGCATTGGATTATACAAATAAGCCTATGTTTATTTTTCTATGGCTTGCCTTATGGAATTTGGGAGCTACTCCAGCTTTCATCAATTATAACCAGCTAGGACAACCATTGGTTCACTCTATTAAGATTACAAATGTCAAGCAGGTTTTCATTGATCCTCAGGCCAGTGGTCCAATAAAGAAGACTGAAGATGATATTAAGAAGGAGGTTCCAGAGATTCAGTTGCATTACATAGACGAAGACAGTTTACTAAAATTAATAACAAGTGAGAAGACTCCTACTTTACGAATGGAAAACAAATTGAGATCGCCAACCGGGTTGAGCGACTTTGACGCAGCAATGCTAATTTATACATCTGGCACGACTGGCTTACCTAAATCTGCGATCATTTCATGGAGAAAGGCTTCTATAGGATGTACATTGTTCGGCCATATAATGAGAATTAAACCAAACAGTGTGGTACTCACAGCGATGCCATTATATCATTCAACAGCTGCACTCCTTGGTGCATGTGCCGCGATATCTCAAGGTGGGTGTGTTGCCATTTCGAACAAATTTTCTGTGAGCACATTCTGGAAGGAAGCTTATTTAACAAAGACCACGCATATACAGTATGTTGGGGAAGTTTGCAGATATTTATTGAATTCCCCTAAGTCTGAATATGAAGATAAACACCGCGTTAAAGTTGCATATGGTAACGGATTACGCCCTGGGATATGGATGGAGTTTAAGCGCAGGTTCAATATTGATGTGATAGGGGAGTTTTATGCTTCTACAGAAGCACCTTTTGCAACAACTTCATTCCAGCGTGGCGATTTCGGTGTTGGAGCTTGCAGGAACTATGGTACTATTATAAATTGGTTTTTGGCGTGTGAACAAACTTTAGTTAAGATGGATGCCGAAGATGATTCCGTTGTATATAGGGATCCAAATGGTTTATGTAAAATGGCTGATGTTGACCAACCTGGTGAATTATTGATGAGGATATTTATGTCTAAAAAGCCAGAAACCTCGTTCCAAGGCTATCTAGGTAACAAGAAAGCTACTGAGTCTAAGGTTTTGCGCAATGTTTTCCGCAAGGGCGATGCATGGTATAGGTCTGGGGACCTTTTGAAAGCGGACAAAGACGGATTATGGTATTTTGTTGATAGATTAGGAGACTCATTTAGATGGAAGTCCGAAAATGTGTCCGCTACAGAAGTTGAAAATCAAATCCTAAAGTTTAGCAAGGACGTGTTTGAATGTGTTATTGTTTTGGGTATGAAAATACCGCAGCATGAGGGAAAAGCAGGTTTCGCAGTTATTCAGTTAAAGGATGACTTTCAATCCATCAATCGCGTAGAATTGCTTAATGAGCTATTAGAGCACTTGAACAACGCGCTACCAAAGTACGCTTTGCCAATATTTGTGAAGTTTGTCCCCCATATTGAGACTACTCACAACCACAAGCTTCCTAAGAAAGAGTATAAGAACCAGAAATTCCCGTCTGGGGAATCAGGGGATGAGACCATATATTGGTTAAAAGAGTACAAAGAATATAAGGTTTTGGAGCAGAGCGACTGGGATCTAA
- the PDX3 gene encoding pyridoxamine-phosphate oxidase PDX3 (Syntenic homolog of Ashbya gossypii AAR186W; Syntenic homolog of Saccharomyces cerevisiae YBR035C (PDX3)), which produces MTSNNPIIFAPETFQYDKFALHMEDISKDPLEQFTKWFEEAKNDPEESMPEAVNFATAELPSGRVSSRVVLFKELDSRGFIVFSNWSTSKKARDINSNPNAAITFFWKSLQRQVRIEGFTEYVTRDVSEHYFKTRVRGSKIGAWSSPQSQRIENRAELDSRVNENEKRFQGVEDIPCPEYWGGLRVIPLEIEFWQGRPCRLHDRIVFKRNSESETWEIFRRAP; this is translated from the coding sequence ATGACTTCCAATAATCCCATTATCTTTGCGCCTGAAACATTCCAATATGACAAGTTTGCTTTACATATGGAAGATATCTCAAAAGACCCGCTGGAACAGTTCACTAAGTGGTTTGAAGAGGCAAAAAATGACCCTGAAGAGAGTATGCCTGAAGCCGTCAACTTTGCTACAGCAGAATTACCAAGCGGTAGGGTATCCTCAAGAGTAGTTCTGTTCAAGGAATTAGACTCTCGGGGCTTTATAGTCTTTTCTAACTGGAGTACGTCAAAGAAGGCTCGCGATATTAATAGTAATCCCAATGCAGCTATAACCTTCTTCTGGAAATCTTTGCAAAGGCAGGTAAGGATAGAAGGTTTTACTGAATATGTAACGAGAGATGTCTCTGAGCACTACTTCAAGACCAGAGTTCGTGGCTCGAAGATTGGGGCATGGTCGTCGCCCCAGTCACAGCGTATAGAAAATCGGGCAGAATTGGATAGCAGGGTTAATGAGAATGAGAAAAGGTTTCAGGGCGTTGAGGATATTCCATGTCCTGAGTACTGGGGCGGTTTAAGGGTTATACCTTTAGAAATTGAGTTTTGGCAAGGAAGACCTTGTAGACTTCATGATCGAATTGTATTTAAGAGAAACTCAGAGTCGGAAACTTGGGAAATATTTAGAAGAGCCCCATAA
- the PSF1 gene encoding DNA replication protein PSF1 (Syntenic homolog of Ashbya gossypii AAR188W; Syntenic homolog of Saccharomyces cerevisiae YDR013W (PSF1)), with translation MYGDLGNKLIREAKRTQQLMSSSSPAQLPMYQEEMVRSILKEVAHLQRNAEYLKEQTESGKLFKCQYFVTMLCIERNKRCLLAYEKTRSDILDSIVWDNNGMEMLSSMGSTNHSSSNLSHPEQEYIMEYSQLISDMKTGDLVDIDLSGSLSPPSDVFIDVRVLKDAGEIQTEYGVFNLIKDSQFFVRQTDVERLIQQGYLQKL, from the coding sequence ATGTATGGTGATTTGGGTAATAAGTTAATTCGGGAAGCCAAAAGAACGCAGCAGCTCATGAGCTCCAGCTCCCCTGCTCAATTACCCATGTATCAAGAAGAAATGGTACGTTCGATATTAAAGGAGGTAGCTCATCTACAGCGTAACGCCGAGTATCTAAAAGAGCAAACTGAAAGTGGAAAACTATTCAAGTGTCAATATTTTGTTACCATGCTTTGTATTGAAAGGAATAAGAGATGTCTTCTGGCCTACGAGAAAACAAGAAGTGACATATTGGATTCGATAGTTTGGGATAATAATGGGATGGAAATGCTCAGCTCTATGGGTAGTACAAATCATAGCAGTAGTAATCTTTCCCATCCAGAACAGGAATATATAATGGAATACTCTCAGCTGATATCTGATATGAAAACAGGCGATCTCGTGGATATAGATTTATCTGGCAGTCTTTCGCCTCCAAGCGACGTCTTCATTGATGTGAGGGTATTGAAGGATGCAGGTGAGATTCAAACTGAGTATGGGGTGTTCAATCTGATAAAGGATTCGCAGTTCTTCGTCAGGCAAACTGATGTAGAAAGATTAATACAACAAGGTTATTTGCAAAAGCTATAG
- the KCS1 gene encoding inositol polyphosphate kinase KCS1 (Syntenic homolog of Ashbya gossypii AAR184W; Syntenic homolog of Saccharomyces cerevisiae YDR017C (KCS1)) → MNFKEQQETVRDTVVAGKEHNGLAESTDEVQGHRVLHGRKASTFLGIFDNSPPIDGITGKKQSDGSDGEEKSNAEELLKKKKKKKKRENELALLAECEEVGDVRICKPGTGYPVESVEQQDLELYTDDEPTPLVFRESVSKPISSAIYYPHKLKDEQLSALHSLHSESLLPQSQQSVQSEATEGVPTDISLASQSNYSAVVDSEDEDNALSSDETQEFPLKVELQPFTDNVGGHTAIFRFSERAVCKALVNRENSWYETIELKHPGLLQFMPRYIGVLNVRQHFNSKEEFLNHLSAKKTKLYNTIASPEAIDETLRHNHLDRVLSPEIDPIEQISSPQIVEETPLPEVCLDDNKHIIPDSLWCRYSHSPSSVPSEDSLLNSRHNSGSNLLTKARGSGNLPLLAPNETGSTLVNTRLKELVIEEVFGQPTVASKSQQNLQHTGRSQFRQIIHHMRHSSNPNDNGGKIRIQSSDCLTNVPANKQSRSSSTSSSAAQHSSRKKRQDSRNSLVDLREIKQGICADKSELFAEDDDSSALSVANSPKSRPQHTAHESISYEEQSHTVVSKFILLEDLTRKLNKPCVLDLKMGTRQYGVDAKRSKQLSQREKCRNTTSRKLGVRICGLKIWNKDYYITRDKYFGRRVKIGWQFVRILARFLYDGMSNRSILKQIPFLIKQLDTLHNEAAQLKSYRMYGASLLLMYDGNNSCSKRCKVKLNLIDFARCVTKKDMDTSIDTFKIRPKNPELEDRGFLRGLKSLKFYLLVIWNHLTSDHPLVYEDDELMEYLDSVSEFQTAWEWVDEFEKENESRFNDPSDELRKKWRKYELIFDVEPVYGDDDVSE, encoded by the coding sequence ATGAATTTTAAAGAGCAGCAGGAAACAGTACGGGATACTGTAGTTGCTGGGAAGGAGCATAATGGGCTTGCTGAATCTACTGATGAAGTTCAAGGTCATAGAGTTTTACATGGGAGGAAGGCGAGCACATTTTTGGGTATTTTTGATAATTCACCCCCGATTGATGGAATAACAGGTAAGAAGCAGTCTGATGGGTCTGATGGGGAGGAGAAATCGAATGCGGAGGAactgttgaagaagaagaagaaaaagaagaagcgTGAAAATGAGCTAGCACTACTAGCGGAGTGTGAGGAAGTAGGTGATGTTCGAATCTGCAAACCTGGTACGGGTTATCCTGTGGAGTCAGTTGAGCAACAAGATTTAGAACTTTATACGGATGACGAGCCGACTCCTTTGGTGTTTAGAGAATCGGTTTCGAAGCCGATATCTTCGGCCATTTATTATCCGCACAAGCTGAAAGATGAACAACTTTCTGCACTTCATTCGTTGCATTCGGAATCTCTGCTTCCTCAATCGCAGCAGTCAGTGCAGTCCGAGGCTACTGAGGGTGTACCTACTGATATCTCACTTGCATCACAGTCTAATTATTCCGCAGTTGTGGActctgaagatgaagataaCGCTTTATCCTCTGATGAAACTCAAGAATTTCCTCTAAAAGTAGAGTTACAGCCATTTACCGATAATGTTGGTGGGCACACAGCGATATTTCGATTCAGCGAACGCGCTGTTTGTAAAGCCCTTGTGAACCGGGAGAATAGTTGGTATGAAACAATAGAACTAAAGCATCCTGGTCTACTACAGTTTATGCCTCGTTATATTGGTGTCTTGAATGTAAGACAGCACTTTAATTCAAAAGAAGAATTTTTAAATCACTTGTCAGCAAAGAAGACTAAGTTATACAATACGATTGCTAGTCCAGAAGCGATTGATGAAACTTTGCGACATAACCATTTGGATAGAGTTCTATCGCCTGAGATCGATCCTATTGAGCAAATTTCATCTCCGCAAATTGTGGAAGAAACACCGTTACCGGAAGTATGCCTTGATGATAATAAGCATATCATTCCAGATTCCCTGTGGTGTAGGTATTCCCATTCGCCTTCTTCAGTACCAAGCGAAGATTCATTGCTCAACTCGAGACATAACAGTGGAAGCAATTTATTGACCAAGGCACGTGGGAGTGGAAATTTGCCCCTGCTTGCACCTAATGAAACAGGATCTACGCTTGTTAACACTAGATTGAAAGAATTAGTCATCGAAGAGGTCTTCGGTCAACCAACGGTAGCTTCTAAGTCTCAGCAAAATTTGCAACATACCGGTCGCTCTCAATTTCGCCAAATAATCCATCATATGCGTCATAGCAGTAATCCAAATGATAACGGCGGCAAAATTAGGATACAATCAAGCGACTGTTTAACGAACGTACCAGCGAATAAGCAATCAAGATCATCTTCTACCTCATCGTCTGCTGCTCAGCATTCCTCGCGCAAGAAAAGGCAAGACTCTCGTAACTCTTTGGTTGATCTACGGGAAATTAAGCAAGGAATATGTGCGGACAAATCAGAGTTGTTTGCAGAAGACGATGATTCATCTGCGCTATCTGTAGCAAACTCACCGAAGTCACGGCCACAGCATACCGCGCATGAATCTATTTCATATGAAGAACAGTCCCACACGGTAGTTTCTAAGTTCATTTTACTAGAGGATTTGACTAGGAAATTAAATAAGCCATGTGTGCTAGACTTAAAAATGGGTACCCGCCAATATGGCGTGGATGCAAAAAGATCAAAACAATTATCACAGCGAGAAAAGTGTAGAAATACAACTTCTCGTAAATTAGGTGTTCGCATTTGTGGGCTAAAGATTTGGAACAAAGATTATTACATTACAAGAGACAAGTATTTTGGTCGTCGCGTGAAAATAGGCTGGCAATTTGTGCGTATACTTGCAAGGTTTTTATACGATGGCATGTCCAACAGAAGCATATTGAAACAAATACCCTTTCTGATTAAGCAATTGGATACATTACACAACGAAGCAGCTCAATTGAAGTCTTATCGTATGTATGGAGCATCTTTACTGTTGATGTACGACGGTAATAACTCATGCAGCAAAAGGTGCAAAGTAAAACTAAACTTGATAGACTTCGCACGCTGTGTAACAAAAAAAGATATGGACACATCAATAGATACCTTCAAAATCCGTCCAAAGAACCCAGAACTTGAAGATAGGGGTTTCTTGCGTGGTTTAAAATCGCTCAAGTTTTATTTGTTAGTAATTTGGAACCACCTAACAAGTGATCATCCTTTGGTTTACGAAGATGACGAACTAATGGAGTACTTGGATTCCGTTTCTGAATTCCAAACAGCGTGGGAGTGGGTTGATGAGtttgaaaaagaaaatgaGTCGAGGTTTAATGACCCTAGTGATGAGTTACGGAAGAAATGGCGCAAATACGAGTTAATTTTCGATGTTGAGCCGGTTTACGGTGACGATGATGTCAGTGAGTAA
- the RAD61 gene encoding Rad61p (Syntenic homolog of Ashbya gossypii AAR187C; Syntenic homolog of Saccharomyces cerevisiae YDR014W (RAD61)) produces the protein MPKRVYGKFRKLSNVLNTVSDHDIKDDSWFSDDDENTDRLISDDTTKVNVTPELDLQGSEPGFSEAKSGSTKLVCDDVVWEFLEKPSPVRKRPRRIATVENDDSSDTLMNQGYKKALNTVRDILGSIKPSQGLVLDMEALRGDVDEQEEDTGCVKYGRTRTILVKKHESSDDDEEGSGNGAVDEEGDKDDPESGNMVSQHFNQLKAMGGNLKYQNDLDFILHGDASITPGKRRTEMLRLCLDITANDKLRQHIIKYYHYDVWKWCIRVLDPKDLVTSFLQCFIMDKIPLPTNDKTWSMVSISEFILQLVTDALTTPKIKGSRLVKHNYKDFLGAIECDTPSQFAIHIWDKYIPPMTDDPKVIPLLLHRLGDRDPKTISPLLSLLERHLPAIESTQDAFEGNYSKLFQLLIPLWPDWRQNEYYVKCFIKLTNSSHLLAKVENKSMLLQQSICYINERQSTLWTHTDPSCIDIVILHLGLCLNLIVEITSIITDTELQSMKSIFKEISQRIADGQMSFMANLFLLIFAYSVHKKDLELNATEHKYLISKLKAFSMDVNSYNESIFERTNYILEQLQLTETIK, from the coding sequence ATGCCTAAGCGCGTATATGGCAAGTTCAGGAAGCTGAGCAATGTACTGAATACCGTTTCAGATCATGATATTAAGGATGACAGTTGGTTCAGTGATGATGACGAGAACACGGACAGGCTGATTAGTGACGACACAACAAAAGTCAATGTTACTCCCGAACTAGATCTCCAAGGAAGTGAACCAGGTTTTTCAGAAGCTAAGAGTGGAAGTACTAAATTGGTGTGCGATGATGTGGTTTGGGAGTTCTTGGAGAAACCATCGCCTGTAAGGAAGAGACCACGCAGAATTGCTACAGTGGAAAATGACGATAGCTCAGATACGTTAATGAACCAGGGCTATAAAAAAGCATTAAATACTGTGCGAGATATACTAGGCTCGATAAAACCGTCTCAGGGACTTGTGCTGGATATGGAAGCTTTGAGAGGTGATGTGGATGAGCAGGAGGAGGACACAGGGTGCGTGAAATACGGAAGGACAAGAACTATACTTGTGAAAAAACATGAGTCTtcagatgatgatgaggaagGCTCTGGCAATGGAGctgttgatgaagaagggGACAAAGATGATCCGGAATCAGGCAATATGGTATCACAGCACTTTAATCAGCTGAAGGCGATGGGTGGGAATCTGAAATACCAAAACGACTTAGACTTTATTCTACACGGCGATGCCTCAATTACTCCAGGAAAAAGAAGGACAGAAATGTTGCGTCTTTGCCTTGATATAACAGCTAATGATAAGTTACGCCAACATATAATAAAATATTACCATTACGATGTTTGGAAATGGTGTATTAGAGTTCTAGATCCCAAAGATCTCGTAACGAGTTTTCTACAATGCTTCATCATGGATAAAATTCCGTTACCTACTAATGACAAGACATGGTCAATGGTGTCCATCTCCGAATTTATTTTACAATTGGTAACGGACGCTTTGACGACGCCGAAAATAAAAGGTTCAAGGTTGGTTAAACATAATTATAAAGACTTCTTAGGTGCTATAGAATGTGATACGCCGTCTCAATTCGCAATTCATATATGGGATAAGTATATTCCACCAATGACTGACGATCCAAAAGTGATTCCATTACTGTTACATAGACTAGGCGACCGTGATCCAAAGACTATTTCGCCTTTGCTGTCGCTATTGGAGAGGCATCTTCCTGCAATAGAAAGCACCCAAGATGCTTTTGAAGGCAACTACTCCAAGTTATTTCAGCTATTGATACCATTATGGCCAGACTGGCGTCAGAATGAGTATTATGTAAAGTGCTTCATTAAGTTGACTAACAGTTCTCATTTACTGGCAAAGGTTGAGAATAAAAGCATGCTACTGCAGCAATCGATCTGTTATATAAATGAAAGGCAAAGCACTCTTTGGACTCACACAGACCCGTCCTGCATTGACATTGTGATCCTCCACCTAGGACTGTGCCTCAATCTAATTGTTGAAATCACATCGATAATAACCGACACCGAACTACAAAGCATGAAAAGCATATTCAAGGAGATTTCTCAACGGATAGCAGACGGTCAAATGTCGTTCATGGCGAATTTGTTCCTGCTCATTTTTGCATACAGTGTTCATAAGAAAGACCTGGAACTGAACGCTACAGAGCATAAATATCTTATCTCAAAACTAAAAGCTTTCTCAATGGATGTCAACTCTTACAATGAAAGCATTTTCGAACGCACTAATTACATTCTGGAACAACTTCAATTAACCGAAACAATTAAATAG
- the DAD1 gene encoding Dad1p (Syntenic homolog of Ashbya gossypii AAR185W; Syntenic homolog of Saccharomyces cerevisiae YDR016C (DAD1)), with protein MQKERANLNFVRMPKDAPGTDVSASDKYFVEQRELLIREINETMDSILNNLNGLNISLENSIAVGKEMESVSELWKVFYDGLVTGSAPNGTDALNSSLQDIDVNTTQEAVEEGIDNGEKQST; from the coding sequence ATGCAGAAAGAGAGAGCTAATCTTAACTTCGTTAGAATGCCTAAAGATGCGCCTGGTACAGATGTGTCTGCTTCAGATAAATATTTTGTAGAACAGCGAGAGCTGCTTATTAGGGAGATCAATGAAACAATGGACTCGATCTTAAATAATCTAAATGGGCTCAATATATCGCTTGAAAATTCCATTGCAGTTGGAAAGGAGATGGAAAGTGTATCTGAATTATGGAAAGTATTTTACGATGGTTTGGTTACTGGTAGCGCTCCCAACGGTACTGATGCTCTAAACTCATCCCTACAAGATATAGATGTTAATACTACTCAAGAAGCAGTAGAGGAGGGAATTGATAATGGAGAGAAACAGTCTACCTGA